TCCGTCCGCCTGCCACGGAAGGCGTGCTGCGGCTGTCTTCACCCAAGGGATTGCGGGCAAGAAGCTCGTACTGGTCGGTTGCTGAAAGAACCACGACCTCGCCATCTTCGGCGATACAGAATAGGCGATCTCCCACGCAGATGGGCGATCCGGAAAAGTTTCCACCGACGCGTTGCTTCCACAAAACCTGACCGGTCGAGGCTTTGACGCACATGGCCACTCCCTTGTCACTCCACAAGAAAACCAGATCTCCCTTGCCAAGCATCGTCGGAACGTACGGAGCCGAGTCGGTGAGCTTCCAGACTTCGCGAGGTTGGATCGAACCGTCTGGTGTGCCGGGCTGCACCGAGGCGACGTAATTACCGCCGCCACCGGACCCACAACTTCCCCAGATCATGCCACCCGCCAAGACGGGCGAGGCACAAGTGCGCTTATCAAAGACATCAAGTTCCCAATTGCTTTTGCCGGTCTTGGGATCAATTCCTGAAACGCCGTGTGCGCCGGAAAGAAAAATCAACTCGTCGGCCAGGCCCTCGCGCGCCAGGACGCAAGGGGTGGCGTACGATACGAACTCGGTTTTGCGAGTGGTCTGCCAGCGCAATTTGCCGGTGTGGCGATCGAAAGCGAGCAGCGAGCTCTCACCATCCTGGTCATTACCCAGGATGAGAAGGTCTTCGTAAACAATCGGCGAAGGGCCGGCGCTGTGCATGCTTACATAGGGCCCCAGGTCGAGCTTCCATTTTTCCTGCCCGTCGTGACTCATGGCGAGCAACGTGTATTCCTCGGGCGTAGACCAGACGAAGTACGCATGCTCTTCGTCGCAGGCAGGGCTAGGTGTCGCAAAACTGTTGCGCAGATGCTTGGCGTGGACTACCGAGTCGTAGCGTCGCTGCCAGAGAATTTGGCCATCGGTTGCGTGTACGCACATCAGAATGCGCTCGGCCGTTGCGTCATTGGCACTTGTGAGAAAGATTCGATCTCCCCACAACACGGGGGACGAATGGCCAATCCCCGGCAATTCGACGCGCCAATTGTAGTCCTGCTCAGTCCAGCTGCTCGGAATTCCACGAGCATCGCTTAAGCCCGTGCCATTGGGACCACGAAAACGACTCCATTCCTGGGCATCTGCGACGGCAACCATGGGAAGGAGAGCAAATCCCACGAAGACGTGGGCCACAGACAAATGCGAGGTGGTGACGCGTTTCATTCGTCCGTTCCTGATTTTCTAGGCAGGGAGGTTCGTGGGGCAGGGGACGGCGAGCGGAATCATCGTACCGGCTGCGCAACGGCAAGGCTAGCAGCCGGGATGTTAAAGAAGTGCGCAGGATCAGACCGGGCAGCAGCGCCCTGAAGACCCGCACGGCGGTACTAGGTGGCCGCCGCATCGCAAGGCTTCATTTCCCGTCGGTTGCTGTTGAATTCGGCAGGAATCCCAGCGTCTTTTAAGTGAAGATCGCTATCGCCGCACGATGCCGTATTCCTCAATCTTGCGATAGATCGTGGCCCTGCCTACGCCCAGCAGTTTGGCGGCGTCGGGCACGTTGCCGGCCGTGCGCTTCAGTGCCTCGACGATCAGCCGCTGCTCCCAAACGTCGATCCGCAGCGAATCGAGTTCGCCCGTGCTACCGGCATCCTGCAGGCCGAGATCTTGTTCATCGATCGCTTTGCCGACCGCCAATACGACCGCGCTGTCGATCACGTTGCGCAATTGCCGCACATTGCCGGGCCATTGATAGGCGAGCAGTCGTGCCCGGGCGCCGTCGGACAGATCCAAGCCCGGCCGCCCGTGCTGTTGGCGAAAATGTTCGAGAAAGAAGTTGATGAGCAAGGCGATATCCTCGCCCCGTTCGCGTAGCGGCGGCACCACGAGCTCGAAGACGCTGAGCCGATAGTAAAGATCCTCGCGAAATTTCTTTTCGCGCACGTACGACAGCAGATCGCGATTCGTGGCCGCGATCACCCGCACGTCGACCTGGACTTCTTTCGTTGCCCCCACCGGCAGAAAAGGGTGCCCCTCAAGGATGCGTAGTAATTTGGATTGGCCCATCAGTGTGAGCTCGCCCACCTCGTCAAGGAAGAGCGTTCCCAAATCGGCCTGCTGGAAGAAGCCAGAATGATCTCCGGCTGCTCCGGTAAACGAGCCGGCCTTGTGGCCAAACAACTGGCTTTCCATCAAATCGGCCGGGATGGCCGCGCAGTTCACAGACAACATGGGCCGATCGACCCTGGGACTGGCGCGATGGACGGCCCGCGCGACCAGTTCCTTGCCGGTGCCACTTTCGCCGCGCACCAGGACGCATCCGCTGGCCCGCGAAATGCGCGCAAGTTTCGACTTCATCTCCAGCATGCCAGGGCAGTTGCCAAGCAACTCGTCGTAGCCGGGAGAGCTGGCCTTGAGGCGCGCCAGATCGGTATTGAGAGTTTCCTCGTGCCTGGCTCGCGCGAGCGCAACAGCCGTAATATTGGCGACCGAAATGGCGAACTCGAACTCTGATTGGCGGAAGCGGCCATGATCGAGATAAACGTGCATTGCGCCTAACACACTGCCTGCCTGCACGAGCGGTACGCAAAAGGCGTCGGCGAAATCCTGCGATCTTTCTTTTTCATCCGCGGATCGCTGATTGGCGGTCCATACGGCGTGCCCTTCCTCGGAGACCAACCGTGTTAGCTCCTCGCTCAACGACACTTGCTTGGCGGCCGTCTCTGGCATGACTAACTTCGGCTTCAGACGCCCTTCGTCGCTCACCCACAAAAAACCCACCACGGAGGCACCGCAGCGCGTACGCAACAGGTCGAGCGATTCGCGAATCACCTCCTGAGGGTCCGCGCAGCCCAAGAGCTTGATGCTCAACTGGTACAACAGCAGCAGATCTTGGGCCTGATCCGAGTCCTGAATTGCCGACAGCGCCAGGTCGCTGCCGATGAAGTCTCCCATGACCGTATCGCGGACGATGGTCTCCTTGCCAAGATCCGAGAATACCGACCCGGCGGTAGGAGGCTGGTCGCTTTGATGAAAGCTGAACTCGCAACTCCCCACCCGCAACGAGTGCCCCTCGCCCAGTACGACTTCATCAGCCTTCTGCTCATTGACGAACGTGCCGTTGCGACTGCTGGCGTCACGGACCCGCCACTGCTTATCGAGATAAAAAACAATGGCATGAACCCGGGAACAGAGCGGGTCCAAAAGCGTGATCGTACACTCTTCGCCGCGCCCGATGCGGGTCTCGCGGGCTTCGTTCAGCAGGTAGTTCATGCCTGCCTGCGGCCCGATCGTCATGGTCAGATAGTTGTACAACGGGGGCATATGCCTTTCGCCAATTCGAGTTCGGCAAGTTTGTGCCCACTATAATACACAGTTGCGGGCTGCGGTGGCGGGGGCGGAAGGTTAGCTGTTGGTCGGGCTTCCTGGGTCTGTCTGACTAGGGGTGCAGATCGGGGTAGACTGGCGTCGTACCGATAGCGACTTTGACTTGCCAGCGTGCCCGAACCGGCATCGATGTACGGAGCGAGAATTCGTGTTGGAACCAACTCGCCCAAACGATTGTGTCGGCCTGCTCATCGTCGGCCATGGGACGCGCGACGAGCGTGGGTCGGCTGAGTTTGCTCGCTTAACCAACGCCGTAGCCGCGATGGTGCCTGAAACGATCGTCGAAGGCTGCTTTTTGGAGCTTGTCGAACCGGACATCCCGCAAGGTATTCAACGGGCGATCGATCGCGGGGCTCGGCGGCTGGCGGTGGTGCCCTTGCTGTTGGTGGCGGCAGGGCACGCTCGGCGCGACATCCCGCAGCAAATTGCCACGGCCATGGCGCGATTTCCAGGGGTGGAAATCCGCCAGACCCAGCACCTTGGCTCGCACCCTGCACTATTGGAGGTGGCCAAACGACGTCACTTGCAGGCTCTTGCGCGGCGCGCCGGGGTCCCCGTCGCGGACACCCTGCTACTAGTTGTCGGACGAGGGACCAAAGATCCCGCGGCCAACGCCGAACTATGCTCGTTTGCCCGTCACCGTTTTGAGCAGACGCCCGTCGGTTGGCAAGAGACCTGCTTTCTGGCGATGACCGAACCCTCGCTGGCTCGCGCCCTCAACCTGGTGCGGCAACTCTCTTTTTCTCGGG
The nucleotide sequence above comes from Pirellulales bacterium. Encoded proteins:
- a CDS encoding sirohydrochlorin chelatase, with amino-acid sequence MLEPTRPNDCVGLLIVGHGTRDERGSAEFARLTNAVAAMVPETIVEGCFLELVEPDIPQGIQRAIDRGARRLAVVPLLLVAAGHARRDIPQQIATAMARFPGVEIRQTQHLGSHPALLEVAKRRHLQALARRAGVPVADTLLLVVGRGTKDPAANAELCSFARHRFEQTPVGWQETCFLAMTEPSLARALNLVRQLSFSRVVIEPHFLFQGELLDRVRKMVADVAAECSGKEFIVSERLGADELLAEAIIELAGVRPSKTRRTAADHEDDNFSSKL
- a CDS encoding sigma 54-interacting transcriptional regulator is translated as MPPLYNYLTMTIGPQAGMNYLLNEARETRIGRGEECTITLLDPLCSRVHAIVFYLDKQWRVRDASSRNGTFVNEQKADEVVLGEGHSLRVGSCEFSFHQSDQPPTAGSVFSDLGKETIVRDTVMGDFIGSDLALSAIQDSDQAQDLLLLYQLSIKLLGCADPQEVIRESLDLLRTRCGASVVGFLWVSDEGRLKPKLVMPETAAKQVSLSEELTRLVSEEGHAVWTANQRSADEKERSQDFADAFCVPLVQAGSVLGAMHVYLDHGRFRQSEFEFAISVANITAVALARARHEETLNTDLARLKASSPGYDELLGNCPGMLEMKSKLARISRASGCVLVRGESGTGKELVARAVHRASPRVDRPMLSVNCAAIPADLMESQLFGHKAGSFTGAAGDHSGFFQQADLGTLFLDEVGELTLMGQSKLLRILEGHPFLPVGATKEVQVDVRVIAATNRDLLSYVREKKFREDLYYRLSVFELVVPPLRERGEDIALLINFFLEHFRQQHGRPGLDLSDGARARLLAYQWPGNVRQLRNVIDSAVVLAVGKAIDEQDLGLQDAGSTGELDSLRIDVWEQRLIVEALKRTAGNVPDAAKLLGVGRATIYRKIEEYGIVRR
- a CDS encoding PQQ-binding-like beta-propeller repeat protein, with amino-acid sequence MKRVTTSHLSVAHVFVGFALLPMVAVADAQEWSRFRGPNGTGLSDARGIPSSWTEQDYNWRVELPGIGHSSPVLWGDRIFLTSANDATAERILMCVHATDGQILWQRRYDSVVHAKHLRNSFATPSPACDEEHAYFVWSTPEEYTLLAMSHDGQEKWKLDLGPYVSMHSAGPSPIVYEDLLILGNDQDGESSLLAFDRHTGKLRWQTTRKTEFVSYATPCVLAREGLADELIFLSGAHGVSGIDPKTGKSNWELDVFDKRTCASPVLAGGMIWGSCGSGGGGNYVASVQPGTPDGSIQPREVWKLTDSAPYVPTMLGKGDLVFLWSDKGVAMCVKASTGQVLWKQRVGGNFSGSPICVGDRLFCIAEDGEVVVLSATDQYELLARNPLGEDSRSTPSVAGGRMYLRTYSHLISVGNKTK